The region CCACAATTCACCGTGCACCAACACTAAACAACATAACCTACACGCAACCTTCGTTCTCTCTGTAGTACCGTGAAGTACTGCCAGGTAGCACGAGTTTCCGACCGACCTTGCCCAGGTGTGCCACCATTCGAAACTGAATAAAACCAGTTTCTTTCTCACCATTCCTGTTCTGATTATCGttactttttacttttcttttttcttaccgCAAGCTCGATACTTGCCGGTGGCGATCATTCTCACATCACGTGTATATCGACAATCGATTCTACCGTTTGAAaacctttttttcaaacagtaaTCATTGCGGCGGATGTGATGAGGTTTTATGCAATTGATAATTAATGATAATCTCAGTAAGAAGCAGGCAATGTTGTAGAAAATATTAAGTCATAATcgataataaaagaaatatctCGTCctacaaatttattatatagtCATGTCTCTGTATGTACAATTCACTATTggcataaaaatttatttctcgtGATCAAATTCCGTGCCACGAAAAAGAACttcttattttatatatttattggtACAGAACGTAATTTATCATGCATTGTGGGGGGTTAGTCAGATCTAAAATTAGAAAGTTTTGGGCTTGTGctgcgatgaaaatttatgaaactgAGTGTGAAGGACAGGATTCATTGTTCAATGAGGAATGCAAGTCGGAAAAAtgttatacaataatttatttacaaaaacatCGTATTTTCATAGTACGAGGTCAAATGCATACCGTATCTACCATGTTAATAAATCTCGTAATCGTTATTGTAATCTTCTCTACTCTCACCTACCTTATTTTCACATACAAATCTCAAATATTGTATGCCGTAGTtacggtaaaaaattaatctttCGTTACAGAATCAGTCCTAGTTCTGAATGTACGGCAGTCGTAGCACATGAaacttaattattttcgtattaAAACTTGAAAGCTTTGAATAGGAAATTTCACTTGGTATTTCGAGTTCATACATATTTGTTACAAATCTGCTTTTTAGCATGAACGTGAAGCATGGAGAAAGAACTAGTGCACCTGTCAAATACGGAGTTCATCAAGAAAGCAGTAAATATGCTGGAATATGCATGAAATAAATAGCTAATTTCTccaaaagataaaaaaatgtacagcACGCCTGCCTTTCTGATTCCTCGGTGCTTACACCGTGAAAACTGAATTAAATGTTCAACTTTTGGACAGAAGCCCAGTATTATAAAtacagtaaaaaaataaagattctCTGAACAACttaagagaaaataaaactgtaaatatatttttagaaattccaAAATCTGACAAATAAGGTGAGGGAGGGAACAGAGACAGAATTCTCCGCAATAATAAAAAGTGATACTTAATTTCGTTGATGTCTCCTAGTGTGCTGTGGGTGGGAGCGATAATCGCGCGACTCATTAGTGTCGCCCGATTCTTCGTCTCAGGATTTACCTCCAAAACCACCCATCAAGTTGCCTAGTCCGCCAGCAGCACCTTGCTGAAGTTGTCTCATCATGTTTTGCAGCCCTGACATTCCACCTACACAACagatttaatatatttgtgATGATAAATTACAGTTGAAAGCTGTGGTAAGAGGTCGAGGCTACCTTAAAGATACACAAATCATAATTCGTTACACCGGTAAATTTCTACCCACCCATTTGTTGTAAGACTCGTGGATCCATCATTTTTGCCATTTGCTGATTGAGCTTTGCCATTTGAGTAGGATTCACATTCTTAGTCATGTCACCGCCCTTGAACAGACCTTTTATACCACCCATTTTCTTCACCACTGCGGCAAACTTCGTGTACTGTCCTATTAAATCTTTTACTTCCTTTTCAGTTACACCTGATCCTTGGGCTACCCTCACAACTCTTCCTGGTTGTTTGCTAAATAACTTGGCCCCGTCTCTGTTGTCTAGCTCTACAAAAGTCGATTGAATTCTACATATTCATATGATTTCAAGTGGCGAATAGAACATCAATCTAAAGAAGCAGGATTTAGTTATGAATAATATCTGTAATGTTTTACACGTACCACCGTCATTCATACTATCCATGATTGTCATAAGGCGCTTCAATCTAGCCATGGATTCTTGTTCTGTACCTTTCGACATGAAGTCTTGGCTGAAGCCAGGAATCATTCCCTGTTAGCCAATGGCACAAAATATGAATATCGTTCAAAATATATATGCTTAATAATCTGTCCAAACTAATTACATCCTGAAACTTATTTGGTAACAACTGATACCAAATAGTTTTTTGCTATCGATACCAGGAGTCACATATAATTACCATGATTTGAGAGAAGGGCCCCATTTTCATGATGTTTTGGAACTGTTCGTACATATCCCTCATAGTGAATTGgccgtgttttattttttcaagtagTTCTTCGTTATCATCCAAATTGAGCTCGTTAACTTTATCAATCAACCCTTCAATATCTCCCATTCCCAAAAGCTTGCTAATGAAGGGTTTTGTTTTGAAAGGCTCAAGATCATCTATGTGCTCACCGGTACCCACAAATATGACGGGACTTTGAGTAGCAGCAACACTaataaagaatataaatataagcAAGTGAATCGTATAATATCAAATCGTTTACTGAAGTATATCAGCTCAAAATTGGCTCCAATGAATACTTACGCTGAAAGTGCACCACCACCTTTGGCATGGCCATCCAATTTAGTAATGATAACAGAACCAACGTTCACACGGTCCTTGAAAGCCTTTGCTTGACTCTCACAAGCCTGACCTATTGTTGCATCCATCACGAATATTATATTGTCTGGtttctgaaataaattgatgttgaatCGAAATGGATCATGTGATCAATCTGTTCACGAAATCGGTAATGCAAAGTTATTTGCAATTTTAGTGCAACAAAATGAACTTCTTCTATAGTTTTGGGTTGAAATTGAGTGAACGTCAAATTATTGCGAAGGTTTCTAATCGACTATGATAAAATAGCATAAAGCAATCACAATCTGAATAATTCTGAAGAATTGAGTTCCGCTGACAACTCATTCAAACCTACCACTGCATTTGACACTTGCAACATCTCTTCAAATAGCGATTCCTCTTGCTTGTGTCTACCGCTTGTATCCACTATAATTATTTCGTATCCCTCCTTTTTAAACATCTCCACACCATCTGCTGCTATGACTGCAGGATCTATCTCTGTATAACTGTGATGACAGCAATGTAAATACATACCCGAACCAATAATGCGAGCGCAATGAAGCTTAACATCACAGACGTTCATATTTCGTAATGTGTTTTTAAAAGCTACGCTTGCTTAAtactttgataaattttgcaaattgttTAAGCAAATATTTTATGCAAAGGTGAAGTGATAGATGAAAAATCTTGCAAACACTGAGCTGAATCTATTACTATAAAGATTAATTCAAAACTGCACTCAAAAATTTagatggaatttttcaaaactaattttctACTCTGAAAGTAgtgcaatattttcaatgaaaattattaattgaaaaccagtcagaaaaaaacattttccattACAGTCGAGTAACTATTCTATGAGTAACTAAATTTCAAGTTTGCACataaattatgatatacaatTAGATGTTTATATTCATCATCTCAATTACTATAAACAACACAATATTTTAGCTTTAAGATTCCTTAACTTGTTTCAAAATAAGTTACCTTCCATAAAATGGTATCCTAGCTTTTGTTGCGTTCTGTTTGATTTGATCATATGCACCAGCACGGAAAGTGTCAGCACAAACTAAGCAGGATTTCCAATTCTTTTTTAGATAATGGTAGGCAAGTTTTGTACACGTCGTCGTTTTACCCGAACCCTGTAAACCTACGAACATTATCACATTAGGCCGTCCTTTTACAGGCTGATAAGCTTTCACGCCTGGATCCACTAGCTGCAATAATAAAATGACTATCAAAATCACGGCGGTAATAGAATTaatcgtgataaaaaaaacgtacTTTAACAAGCTCTTTAAAGACAGCGCTTTGGATCATCCTCCGCTTATTGAGACCGCCGGCCATGTCATCAAAGTCAATGACCGCACGAACATTCTCACGCAATTTCTTCACTAATCTAATGTTGACATCAGCTTCAAGTAACGCCGCACATATTTCTTTTAGCATAGAATTCAGCACCTGTAAAAACGGGTTTACACCATTTTTTCCGAAGTTTCTTTgatatgaatataaaaataaaaaaatttccgaatttgCTAATAACtgatagaaaaattaatatttatttcttcattaacaatatcaaatttgaaacaagGTCAATGTTTCTCAACCACATTCTCGCCATCGAACCAAAAATTGATGTAGAACTGAAATTGACTTAATTTACTGAAATTACAGTGATATCAAAATCGACGACaatcaataatttaaattCTGCAATAGAATACTATTGACATTGAAATTCGATTGTTCGAAGatgaatttcaacgaaaaaaaaatcacgtaatTGCGTGCAATTGTGTGTTGAAAAgtcaggttaggttaggttggttATTGATAGAAAAATGTACGTATTTTAATAAGAACAGGAATTGCGATGTTCTGCAATGATCTTGATACAAATTAATCATAACAATCACACGAGGTGGGAATAGTTATAAACAGTATTTGCTTTTAATATGCGACGGGTTTTTAAATGCCTTTCCATCTGTTTACATCGTTTTCCTCACCTCTTCGTTAATGACGGTGGCATTGCTGAGCGACCGCAGGGCGGACGTTATTTTACGCCCCAAGTCTGCTAACACCATCCTGCCGTCTTAATTCACACaattaatgcaaaattcaattatcttaatatttgtattattttgtacaaacACTGATATGCCAAATTCGTCTTGCCAGGCCAACACGGCATGGCGTTATTTCCGGTGTGGTTGTGAGTTTGTTCTTGGCCACCAGGCGGCCGCCTACCAAAAGTATATTTCATACTTTTCATACCGCGATTCTCGAAtctcgataaaataaatagtgTGGTGTAGAAAAATGGCTGCTTCTGTGTTAGGGCAGACgcttttttcgaaaagtatgttttttagaaattgatcagttaaattttgttttagaGCGTACGTGTCTCACGCTTTTTTTTGCAGTGCTAAATATGGGTTGCCGCTTCCGGACGTCAAGGGTGTTTTCACAGAAATTGAGGAATTTAGTAACTCAATCACAACctcaaattgtttcaaaagCAGGTGGGGATGTCTTTAAACAAATACTTTGATTATCAATTAAACCTGCCATGTCCAGCGGCTTAGCACTTTTTTGCACCGATTTGCCTGAAACTTTTCAAGTTTAGTTGGCTCGAATTCCTTCCCTCCCGTCGTAAATGGCTATTTCTCAGTCATTGTATAGGTTAAGAAAACAGGTTGGGATTCTGCTTACAGTGAGATTTCCAAGTTTTCTAAACCCGTCAACTCCATGAATAGCCATAACACTTGGCACACAGATCTACGTTCTTCGTTAAcggtctttttttcttctaggAACTGACGTCCCGTCAATAGATCCACTAAAACATCCAGATTTCTTTGGAGTTCATAAACTTTTTACAGTTCAAGACTTATTCAAAGCAAGAGTGCACTATGGTCATAAACTTGGCTCTTTAGACGATCATATGCGTCCTTACCTGTTCGGATCTCGCTTGGACCATTTGATATTTGATCTCGATATAACAGCTGACCATCTACGACGAGCCCTCAATTTCACTGCCCACATAGCATTTAACGGTggtataattgtttttttttgtagaaatacGCAAAACGCACATCTCGTTGATAAAACTGCTAAAGAATGCGGGGAATATTCTCACACAAGATTTTGGAGGGGTGGAATATTTACCAACGCTGATAAACAGTTTGGCGACGCGACACGTCTACCCGATTTATGCATATTCCTAAATACTTTGAATAACGTATTAAATCAACATACCGCTGTTCGAGATGCGGCTAAAATGTGCATCCCTACTGTAGGCATTGTCGATACAAATTGTAATCCAAACCTCATCACTTACCCTGTTCCTGGAAATGATGATACACCTGTGGCGATTGAACTCTATTGTAGACTATTCAAAACTGCGATATTACGTGGTAaagaagcaagaaaaaaaataaacaatcaactgaaaaattgaacgaaggtTAACTTTAccaaattatatatttaagaTTACCACAGTATAATgtacaaaatttaataaacatCTCATAGTAACAACAATATTGGATAGATGTGGTAAATAAAATGTCTGTTTAAAAACCATCTTTCTTCTCCCCATTCAATATAATGACTTATAATGACTGCTACCATAAAAGATTT is a window of Neodiprion pinetum isolate iyNeoPine1 chromosome 4, iyNeoPine1.2, whole genome shotgun sequence DNA encoding:
- the mRpS2 gene encoding small ribosomal subunit protein uS2m → MAASVLGQTLFSKMLNMGCRFRTSRVFSQKLRNLVTQSQPQIVSKAGTDVPSIDPLKHPDFFGVHKLFTVQDLFKARVHYGHKLGSLDDHMRPYLFGSRLDHLIFDLDITADHLRRALNFTAHIAFNGGIIVFFCRNTQNAHLVDKTAKECGEYSHTRFWRGGIFTNADKQFGDATRLPDLCIFLNTLNNVLNQHTAVRDAAKMCIPTVGIVDTNCNPNLITYPVPGNDDTPVAIELYCRLFKTAILRGKEARKKINNQLKN
- the Srp54k gene encoding signal recognition particle subunit SRP54; protein product: MVLADLGRKITSALRSLSNATVINEEVLNSMLKEICAALLEADVNIRLVKKLRENVRAVIDFDDMAGGLNKRRMIQSAVFKELVKLVDPGVKAYQPVKGRPNVIMFVGLQGSGKTTTCTKLAYHYLKKNWKSCLVCADTFRAGAYDQIKQNATKARIPFYGSYTEIDPAVIAADGVEMFKKEGYEIIIVDTSGRHKQEESLFEEMLQVSNAVKPDNIIFVMDATIGQACESQAKAFKDRVNVGSVIITKLDGHAKGGGALSAVAATQSPVIFVGTGEHIDDLEPFKTKPFISKLLGMGDIEGLIDKVNELNLDDNEELLEKIKHGQFTMRDMYEQFQNIMKMGPFSQIMGMIPGFSQDFMSKGTEQESMARLKRLMTIMDSMNDGELDNRDGAKLFSKQPGRVVRVAQGSGVTEKEVKDLIGQYTKFAAVVKKMGGIKGLFKGGDMTKNVNPTQMAKLNQQMAKMMDPRVLQQMGGMSGLQNMMRQLQQGAAGGLGNLMGGFGGKS